GCGGATTCTCGAATTGCGGGACGACCGGACCGAACGCCACATCCGCTTCGGTCTGGACGAGCGCACAGACCAGTTTCGCCAGCCAGTCGTCGCGCGCGGCGACTTCGTCGTCATCGAGAAAAACGATGAAATCGCCGTTCGACTCCAAGACGCCCCGGTTTCTCGCGAAGGCAAGTCCCGGCCGGGGCTCGTGGATGCAGCGCAGGCGGACATTCGCGGCGGCGTCCGACGCAAGCCCTTCAACGATCTGCCTCTGGCTGCCGTCCGGAGAATTGTCGACGACGATGATCTCGACGCCGCCGAACGGCACCTTCTGGCGCAGGCCGCTTTGAATCGCCTCGACGAGAAGCCTGTCGCGATCGACAGTCGGGATGACGACGTCGACCTGCATTCAGTCCGGACTCCGGCCACGGCGCAGCGCCTGGACGACGGTAAGTATTGCGTCCTGCATTCGGCTAAGCAACATGGATGTTGACATCGTTTAATTTAGGCCCTTCACTCCGGAACAACCATCCAAAAAACTTTCGTTAAATGGAAGTAAAGCGCACCAGCGCAGTTTCGCATGCATAAGACGATTTGCTTGTAAACGATTCGGGGCGGAGTTCGATTTGTGCGGCATCTTCGGGTACGCGCTCCGCAGCGAGCCTAGGATACCCGTCCAGCGACTTCAAAGCCTGACTGATCTTCTGGCCCATCGCGGACCGGATGGTTCGGGCGTCTGGACATCCGCGAAAGACGGATCGACCTGGCAGGTCGGATTCGGTCACCGCCGCCTCGCGATCATCGACCTGACGGCCGGCGGCAGCCAGCCGATGGTCCATGCGGACCGCTGGGTCCTGTCGCTCAACGGCGAGATCTACAACTACCTCGAGTTGCGCCGCGAGCTCGAGGCGCTGGGATACGGCTTCAAGTCGAATTCCGACACCGAAGTGCTGCTGATCGCCTGGGTGGCGTGGGGTGAAGCCGCGCTTGGAAGATTGCGGGGAATGTTCGCGTTTTCGCTGTGGGACGACGTCGAAAAGACGCTTGTGCTGGTCCGCGACCCGTTCGGCAAGAAGCCGCTGTTCCTCGCGGAGCCCCAGGACGGCATCGTCTTCGCATCGGAGATCGCGCCGATCGTCCAATCCGGCCTGGTCGCGGCCGAGCTCGATTCGGCTTCGGTCCGAGACTACCTGCTCAGCCGCTACGTTCCGGGGCCGCACACATTCTACAAGCCGGTCAAGAAGCTGCCGCCGGGCCATCTTGCGGTCTGGCGGGACGGGCGCCTGGACGTCCGCCGCTACTACACGCCGCCGACCATGGCGGACCGGCCGGTCACGGTGCGGAAGTTCGAAGACGCCACCCGCCTGTTCCGGGCCAAGCTGGAGGAATCGATCCGCCTCCGCCTGCGCAGCGACGCGCCGTTCGGCGTCTTCCTGTCCGGCGGGCTGGATTCGTCCTCCATCGCCGCGCTCATGGCGCGGCAGCTTTCGCAGCCGATCAAGACCTTCTCCGTGGGCTTCCATGAGGCGGAATATTCCGAATTGCGCTATGCGCGCGAAATCGCAAGCCTGGTTTCGGCCGAACATCACGAGCTGATCATCGACTGGCGCATCGTCCGCGACCGCATTCCCGACGCCATCCGGTTTCGCGGCGCGCCATTGTCGGAGCCGGCCGACATCCCGATGCTCGAACTGTCCCGCGCGGCGGCGGGCAGCGTGAAAATGGTATTGACCGGCGAAGGCGCCGACGAGCTGCTCGCAGGCTATCCCAAATACCGGGCCGAGCCCTGGCTCGACGCGTTCCAGCGATCCTCGCCGGACGGCGTCAAACGGATGCTGCGTGCCGCCGCCGGCCTTTTGGGCGATCGCGGCCGCCGGCTGCAGATCCTCGCACGCGCCGCGACGGAGCCGGATTTCCAGACGCGCATGCTGGGATGGTTCGCCGCGATGGAGCCGGCGCTCCGCGACGACCTGCTGGCGGGCCGCGGCGAAAGGCGGGCCCTCGACGAATTTCCCTTCTCGAGCCGGTCGGCGAGCGCGATACGCCGGATGCAGCATTTCGACCAGACATCCTACCTTCCGGACAACCTGCTCGAACGCGCCGACCGCATGATGATGGCGGCGGCGATCGAGGGCCGGATGCCGTTCATGGACGTAGCGCTGGCCGAAACCGTCGCCGGCTTCGACGAGTCGTTCTATGCGCAGGGACGCGGCGGAAAGCGCGTCCTGCGTGCGGCGATGGCCGGCGTGCTGCCGGCCGAGACGCTCCACCGCAAGAAAGTGGGTTTCCGGGTGCCGGTGGGCGTCTGGTTCCGGACGAGCATGCGCAGCTATGTGACGGATCTGCTGCTTGCGCCCGATGCGCGCATCGCGGGGATGCTGGACCGGCAGTGCGTCGCCCGCGTGCTGGCCGAGCATGAGGACGGGCGGAAGAACCACGAATCCGCGATCTGGACTCTGATCAATCTCGAAGAGTTTCTGCGCGGTTCCGCGATCTCGGTATAGCGCCGCCGTCCGGCGCGGCATTCGGCGCGCCGATTGCCGTGGTTGGCGGCAATCTCCCCTGCTAGTGTCGCGAAAGGCGACGGGGGGATCATGCGTATCGCGGTATTTGGACTTGGCTATGTCGGGACGGTGTCGGCCGCTTGCCTGGCCGAACGCGGACACGACGTGACCGGAGTCGACAAGAGCCAGACCAAGGTCGCTTTCATCAACAACGGGGAGACGCCGGTCATCGAGGCCGAGGTCGCGGGGCTCATCGCGCGCGCGCGCGCCGATGGACGGCTGCGCGCGACCACCGATGCCGCGGACGCCGTGGGCGCCAGCGACCTGTCGCTGATCTGCGTCGGCACCCCCAGCGCGCGCAACGGCAATCTCGACGTTTCGGCGATCCGCGCGGTCTGCGAGGAGATCGGTGCGGCCTTGAAGGGCCAGGATCGGCGCCATCACGTCGTCATCCGCTCGACGGTCCTGCCGGGCACGCTGCACGACGTCGTCATTCCGGCGCTCGAGGCCGCCAGCGGCAAGCGGGCGCACCGCGATTTCGGCGTCGGCGTGAACCCGGAATTCCTGCGCGAGGGCACCGCGGTCCGGGACTTCCACAATCCGCCCAAGACGGTGATCGGCGCGACCGATGCCGATACGATCGCCTGCGTCACCGCACTGTATGAAGGCCTGCCCGGTCCGCTGATCGTGTTTCCGCCCGAGACGGCCGAGATGGTCAAATACGCCGACAATTGCTGGCATGCGCTGAAAGTCGCCTTCGCCAACGAGATCGGGAACATCTGCCAGGCGCGCGGCGTCGACAGCCATGCGCTGATGGATGCGTTCGTCCAGGACACGAAGCTCAACATCTCGCCGGTCTATCTCAAGCCGGGCTTTGCCTTCGGGGGCTCCTGCTTGCCCAAGGATTGCCGCGCCCTGACCTATTTCGGCCGCAGCCACGACCTGGAATTGCCGGTGCTCGACGCGATCCTGAAAAGCAACGTCCATCAGGTCGAGCGCGCCTTGCAGAAGATCGTCGGCCTGGGGGGGCGCCGGATCTCGCTTCTCGGCCTCAGCTTCAAGGAAGGGACCGACGACCTGCGCGAGAGCCCGCTGGTCGAGCTGGCGGAGCGGCTGATCGGCAAGGGGTATCAGCTGCGCATCTTCGACCGCAACGTGCAGCTCGCCCGCCTCGTCGGCGCGAACCGCGACTACATCCTCCACACGATTCCGCATCTTTCCGACCTGATGCTCGACACCGTCGACGCGGCGATCGGCCATGCCGAGATCCTGGTCGTCGGCAATCGCGATCCGGCGTTCGCAAGCCTCGCCGGTCGCCTGACACCGCAGCAGACGCTGGTCGATCTCGTGCGCTTCCGCGAGTTGGAGACGCTGGGAGGGAACTACATTGGCATCAACTGGTAGTTCTCGCGGCGGCGTCCTGATCATCGTGGAGAACCTGCCGGTGCCGTTCGACCGGCGGGTCTGGTCCGAGGCGACGACCCTGCAGGCCGCGGGCTATCGCGTGGCGGTGATCTGCCCAAAGGGGGCGGACGCGCGGAAATCCCATGAAGTCCTGGACGGCATCCACATCTATCGCCATCCGCTGCCGTTCGATGCCGAGGGCGGGCTCGGCTATGTCGTCGAATATGCCAGCGCGCTGTTTTTCGAATTCGTCCTGACCTGCTGGATCTGGCTGCGGCACGGCTTCGACGTGATCCATGCCTGCAACCCGCCCGACACGATCTTCCTGATCGCATGGCCCTTCAAGCTCCTCGGCAAGAAGTTCCTGTTCGATCACCACGACATCAACCCCGAACTCTATCTGGCGAAATTCGGCAGCAAGGACCGCTTCTATCAACTCCTCTGCTGGCTGGAGCGCTGCACCTTCCATGCCGCCGACGCCTCGCTCGCCACCAACGAATCCTACCGGCGGATCGCGATCGAACGCGGCGGCATGGCGCCGGACAAGGTTTTCGTCGTGCGCTCCGGACCCAAGCTGGAGCGCCTGCGCATCGTGCCGCCGAACGCCGCACGCAAGCACGGCGCCCGCCACCTGATCGGCTATGTCGGCGTGATCGGCCAGCAGGAGGGGATCGATCTTCTTCTCGAAGCGGCGAAGCACATGACCCAGACGCTCGGCCGGACGGATATCCGCTTCGCCATCATCGGCGGCGGACCGGCGCTGAACGCGATGAAGGCGCTCTCCGTCCGGCTGGGCGTCGACGGCCAGGTCGAATTCTACGGCCGCGTCCCGGACGACGTGCTGCTGGAGGTGCTGAACACCGCCGATGTCTGCGTCAATCCCGACCGCGTCAACGCGATGAACGACAAATCGACCATGAACAAGATCATGGAATACATGGCGCTCGCCAAGCCAATCGTGCAGTTCGAGCTAACCGAGGGGCGTTACTCCGCCGGCGAGGCGTCGCTTTATGCGGCGCCCAACGATCCGGTGGATTTCGCGCGCAAAATCCTTGAGCTCCTCGACGATCCGGCCAAGCGGGCCGCCATGGGCGCGTTCGGCCGCAACCGGGTCGAGACGGAACTCGTATGGGAGCGCGAGGCGCCCAAATTGCTCGCGGCCTATGACTGCCTGCTGCACCCGAAAATCGGATCGCAATCCGCTTCGGCATCCGCCGCGAACTCCGGCATGGCTCCGCCGGCCAATCGCAACTAAGCTGGCCTGCCGCTTCCTGGCGATCTTATGAACGACGTCGCATCTGCATTGGGCCGTGTCGGCCGCTCGCTTCGCGCGGCCTTCACCGGCGGGCGGCGGGACCACGCCAAGCCGTCGCGCGTCCCCGAAGGCGCGCTCGTCTACGCCATCGGCGACATCCATGGCCGCAGCGATCTGCTGGCGGCGCTGGTCGCGCGGATCGAGGAGGATGTGCAGGCCCGCGCGGCGGCACAGCGCCCCATCGTCGTGTTCGTCGGCGACTATGTCGACCGCGGATCGGATTCGCGCGGCGTGATCGATCTTCTTCTGACCGGACTCCCGCGCGGATGGGACTGCCACTTCCTCAAAGGCAATCACGAGGAGGCTTTGCTCGATTTCCTGGGCGATCCGAAATTCGGCGAGGTCTGGCGCGATTTCGGCGGCTTGCAGACCCTCACCAGCTATGGCGTGGCGATCCTGCGTCAGGGGGCCGAGATCGACTGGCCCGCGACGGCGCGGGCCTTCGCAGCCGCTTTTCCGCGCGAGCATCTCGATTTTCTCAACAACCTGCGCCTGCATGCGGCCATCGGCGACTATGTCTTCGTCCATGCCGGGGTGCGGCCGCGGATTCCGCTCGAATACCAGTCGGAGCGCGATCTCCTCTGGATCCGCGAAGAGTTCACCGCCGCCGGGCGCGCCCTGCCGCAGACCGTGGTCTATGGGCACACGCCCCATGAAGACGTCGTCGTCGGCCCGGGCCGCATCGGCATCGACACCGGGGCCTATGCGACGGGCAAGCTAACGGCTGCCGGGTTCCATGGCGCCGAGGTCTGGTACCTGTCGACCTGAAGCATCCGAGCCCGCCGGCTGAGCCGCCTTTGCCGAGAGGTTCGCGACTTGCTGCCTCGCCAGACCGGCCGGTGCCATTCCGCCGCGCTCGGCTGCGGCCTCTGCGAGAAGCACGGCCTGGGCGTTCGCCCCTGCAACCCGCCATTGGCCGTCGGCATCCTGTGCCGTAACCCAGGTGTAGTTCGTCTCGCTCCAGGGCAGCACCCAGTTGTTCGCATTGTCCAGCACATAGGCCCCCTGCGCGGTATTGGCGATCAGAACGGCATGCGGACCGGTCTGCGGCGACTGCACGAGGGCAAGACTCAGTTCGCTTGGCGACCAGCCTGCCGCCCAGAGCATCTGACGCTTTGCCAAGGCATAGTCCTCACAGTCGCCTTCCGTGGTCGCCGGCTCCCAGACATCCGGCTGTCCGAAACGGTCCTGGTCGGTGACGTAGCGCACGCGGCGGTTGACCTCGCGGTTGACCGAGTCGAGCGCAAGCCAGCGGTCGGGCGTGAGCGGACCATCGGTCCGCGGCACTTCGTAAACGACCGCCGTCGGCCCATTGGCCGGCTTGGCCGGGCATTGATCCCGTTCGTGCGCACAAAGCACGACATAGCCAGACGGCGCCGCCGTGGGTAATCCCAGCGGCAACGGTGTACTTACGCCCGGAAGAGTTGAACAGGCGGAAACCATAAAAAACAAGGCAAAAGCTACCGCACGCCCACAATAATGGGTTTTGTAATCGCACATGAAACGCCCCAACAGCACCAGCTAGGGCATCATGACTTCTCGCCTGTTAATCTTCCGGGTTCCGGGAACTTCAAAACCAATTCAAGTTCTATGGGACTTTTTACTTAACTTGATTCAAATTTTATGGATTCTGTACTTGAACAGGTAATGCACGGCTGGGTTGCACAAGAAATTTCCGCCAATACCGCGTCGGCGTGGCCGGACCGGTCGATCACCGGCCGGTCCGGCCACGCCGGCTGGCGCGGCCTGAGCCTCACCGCCTCGCCTGCTAGGTTCCAGTACGGAGCGACAAAACGCCCGCCGCAAAATGCTCAAAATTTAGGCGAAAGCGTTCCCCAAGAGACACGCTGGCGGCCTGTATTCCAATTTATGCTGCATCGCACCGTCTTAGCCCAAGACGCTTCTGGCCAATCGTCTTAATTCCCGCGTAGAGTTCATTTTGGGTTACTAGGTGGAGGGGCCAATGCGCTTCTGGTCCGCGCGTATGTTGTTGGTTTCGACGAGCATCGCGATAGGTGTCTCGCTGACGACGTTGGCGGCGCCCGCTGCCTTGGCGGCAGCCACCGTCGTGACCGATCCCGTGAGCGGCAACGTCACCGTCACGCTGGCGGACAATGCGAGCGTCCAGGTATCGGCGACGCTGGCGGCGCAGATCGTCGCGGCGATGAATGCCGGCGACCCCGCCGCCGTCACAGCGGCGATCAAGGCGCTGGTGCGGAGCTACGCCGCAAACGATACCGATCTCGCAACGGCGATCTATGTCCTGGCCGCGTCGTCGACCGGCGATCGCGCGCTTCAGGCGGCGGCCTATGCCGGCGTCGTCGCGGGCAATCCGGCCGCTGCCACGCAAGTTGCCGCAAACGGCACCGCCGGCGGCGGAACCCCGGGCGGCCAAGCCACCGCCGTCACATCCGGGGACAACAACTTCCCCGGCGGCGGCACCAGCGGTGGGGGCAGCACGCCGAGCCCCAACGGCCCCTGATCGGAAGCCGGCTGTGTTCCAGCCGGTCAACGGGCCGATTGATCCGCGCACGGCAGGCGGTTCGTAAGACAAGCGGCAGAGAATATCGGCGATGAGCGTTAGTGGGGGACGGACACGTGATTTCGGGGCGTAAGGTTACTTTTGCACTGACCTTTGTGTGTGCAGGCCTGTTGTCGGCGCGGACGGCGACCGCCCAGCAGATTGCGCCCACCAATGTCGGCCCGGAATCCGAACTCGGCATCCATCTGGGCGGCTTCATGCTCTATCCGTCGCT
The nucleotide sequence above comes from Rhizomicrobium sp.. Encoded proteins:
- the asnB gene encoding asparagine synthase (glutamine-hydrolyzing): MCGIFGYALRSEPRIPVQRLQSLTDLLAHRGPDGSGVWTSAKDGSTWQVGFGHRRLAIIDLTAGGSQPMVHADRWVLSLNGEIYNYLELRRELEALGYGFKSNSDTEVLLIAWVAWGEAALGRLRGMFAFSLWDDVEKTLVLVRDPFGKKPLFLAEPQDGIVFASEIAPIVQSGLVAAELDSASVRDYLLSRYVPGPHTFYKPVKKLPPGHLAVWRDGRLDVRRYYTPPTMADRPVTVRKFEDATRLFRAKLEESIRLRLRSDAPFGVFLSGGLDSSSIAALMARQLSQPIKTFSVGFHEAEYSELRYAREIASLVSAEHHELIIDWRIVRDRIPDAIRFRGAPLSEPADIPMLELSRAAAGSVKMVLTGEGADELLAGYPKYRAEPWLDAFQRSSPDGVKRMLRAAAGLLGDRGRRLQILARAATEPDFQTRMLGWFAAMEPALRDDLLAGRGERRALDEFPFSSRSASAIRRMQHFDQTSYLPDNLLERADRMMMAAAIEGRMPFMDVALAETVAGFDESFYAQGRGGKRVLRAAMAGVLPAETLHRKKVGFRVPVGVWFRTSMRSYVTDLLLAPDARIAGMLDRQCVARVLAEHEDGRKNHESAIWTLINLEEFLRGSAISV
- a CDS encoding UDP-glucose/GDP-mannose dehydrogenase family protein, whose amino-acid sequence is MRIAVFGLGYVGTVSAACLAERGHDVTGVDKSQTKVAFINNGETPVIEAEVAGLIARARADGRLRATTDAADAVGASDLSLICVGTPSARNGNLDVSAIRAVCEEIGAALKGQDRRHHVVIRSTVLPGTLHDVVIPALEAASGKRAHRDFGVGVNPEFLREGTAVRDFHNPPKTVIGATDADTIACVTALYEGLPGPLIVFPPETAEMVKYADNCWHALKVAFANEIGNICQARGVDSHALMDAFVQDTKLNISPVYLKPGFAFGGSCLPKDCRALTYFGRSHDLELPVLDAILKSNVHQVERALQKIVGLGGRRISLLGLSFKEGTDDLRESPLVELAERLIGKGYQLRIFDRNVQLARLVGANRDYILHTIPHLSDLMLDTVDAAIGHAEILVVGNRDPAFASLAGRLTPQQTLVDLVRFRELETLGGNYIGINW
- a CDS encoding glycosyltransferase family 4 protein, whose translation is MASTGSSRGGVLIIVENLPVPFDRRVWSEATTLQAAGYRVAVICPKGADARKSHEVLDGIHIYRHPLPFDAEGGLGYVVEYASALFFEFVLTCWIWLRHGFDVIHACNPPDTIFLIAWPFKLLGKKFLFDHHDINPELYLAKFGSKDRFYQLLCWLERCTFHAADASLATNESYRRIAIERGGMAPDKVFVVRSGPKLERLRIVPPNAARKHGARHLIGYVGVIGQQEGIDLLLEAAKHMTQTLGRTDIRFAIIGGGPALNAMKALSVRLGVDGQVEFYGRVPDDVLLEVLNTADVCVNPDRVNAMNDKSTMNKIMEYMALAKPIVQFELTEGRYSAGEASLYAAPNDPVDFARKILELLDDPAKRAAMGAFGRNRVETELVWEREAPKLLAAYDCLLHPKIGSQSASASAANSGMAPPANRN
- a CDS encoding metallophosphoesterase family protein; its protein translation is MNDVASALGRVGRSLRAAFTGGRRDHAKPSRVPEGALVYAIGDIHGRSDLLAALVARIEEDVQARAAAQRPIVVFVGDYVDRGSDSRGVIDLLLTGLPRGWDCHFLKGNHEEALLDFLGDPKFGEVWRDFGGLQTLTSYGVAILRQGAEIDWPATARAFAAAFPREHLDFLNNLRLHAAIGDYVFVHAGVRPRIPLEYQSERDLLWIREEFTAAGRALPQTVVYGHTPHEDVVVGPGRIGIDTGAYATGKLTAAGFHGAEVWYLST
- a CDS encoding transglutaminase-like cysteine peptidase, giving the protein MCDYKTHYCGRAVAFALFFMVSACSTLPGVSTPLPLGLPTAAPSGYVVLCAHERDQCPAKPANGPTAVVYEVPRTDGPLTPDRWLALDSVNREVNRRVRYVTDQDRFGQPDVWEPATTEGDCEDYALAKRQMLWAAGWSPSELSLALVQSPQTGPHAVLIANTAQGAYVLDNANNWVLPWSETNYTWVTAQDADGQWRVAGANAQAVLLAEAAAERGGMAPAGLARQQVANLSAKAAQPAGSDASGRQVPDLGAMEPGSR